From Halalkalibaculum roseum, the proteins below share one genomic window:
- the nhaA gene encoding Na+/H+ antiporter NhaA → MANKSLKERVYGFFKKDSAAGMMLLFATIAALIIANSPLGDAYHHMLESHIVLGISDLVIDKSVHHWINDGLMAVFFLLIGLEIKRELKYGELSSVQSAILPAVAALGGAILPALIFYGFNGGTDLMNGWAIPVATDIAFVVGVLALLGSRVPIWAKVFVTAVAVVDDLIAVLVIAFFYTEQISMGALGIGAICLLVLLYFNYRGVNKLSPYMIIGFIMWWAVLKSGVHATIAGVIVGFAIPASRGWSLERLTEYAQEGFELFQQAADEKLPVTKEQALHHMDETLEHAESPLHRLEHKLHTSVYFVIMPVFAFANAGVVFDPEVMGQAIVSPLTWGITLGLFFGKQIGIFGSTWLLTKLGFSGLANNKETWKVVYGVALLAGIGFTMSLFIANLSFDPVEQFNLLEFSKVGILLGSLVSGLLGYYFLSRAPEFGAETQQPFDVPEGKAGGEAV, encoded by the coding sequence GTGGCAAATAAAAGCTTAAAAGAAAGAGTTTACGGTTTTTTTAAAAAAGATTCGGCAGCGGGAATGATGTTACTTTTCGCTACTATAGCGGCCCTTATCATTGCCAATAGTCCTCTGGGCGATGCCTATCATCACATGCTTGAGTCACATATCGTGCTCGGTATTTCCGATCTGGTCATCGACAAGTCGGTGCACCACTGGATTAATGATGGGCTTATGGCTGTATTTTTCCTGCTGATCGGGCTTGAAATTAAACGAGAGTTAAAATACGGTGAGCTTTCATCAGTACAATCGGCCATCCTACCGGCTGTGGCTGCTCTTGGCGGTGCTATCCTTCCGGCTCTTATTTTTTACGGATTCAACGGTGGAACCGATTTGATGAACGGCTGGGCTATACCGGTGGCTACGGACATCGCTTTTGTAGTCGGTGTGCTAGCTCTCCTGGGATCCAGAGTGCCTATCTGGGCTAAGGTGTTTGTGACAGCCGTAGCAGTAGTGGATGATCTCATCGCCGTGCTTGTTATTGCCTTTTTCTATACCGAACAGATCAGTATGGGAGCTTTAGGCATTGGTGCTATCTGCCTGCTTGTGTTACTCTACTTCAATTATCGTGGTGTCAACAAGTTGTCTCCCTATATGATTATTGGTTTCATTATGTGGTGGGCAGTACTGAAATCGGGAGTCCATGCAACAATTGCCGGTGTTATCGTTGGATTTGCTATTCCGGCAAGCAGGGGCTGGTCATTAGAGCGGCTCACTGAGTATGCCCAGGAAGGATTTGAGCTGTTTCAGCAGGCTGCAGATGAGAAGCTCCCGGTCACCAAGGAGCAAGCCCTGCATCATATGGATGAGACCCTTGAACACGCAGAATCACCCCTTCACAGGTTGGAGCATAAGCTTCATACCTCCGTATATTTTGTAATTATGCCGGTTTTTGCTTTTGCGAACGCCGGGGTTGTATTTGATCCGGAAGTCATGGGTCAGGCTATTGTCTCTCCGTTGACCTGGGGTATTACACTTGGACTGTTTTTCGGAAAGCAGATCGGTATCTTCGGTTCAACCTGGCTGCTTACGAAACTTGGCTTTTCCGGACTGGCCAATAACAAGGAGACATGGAAGGTGGTGTACGGTGTAGCACTTTTGGCCGGTATCGGTTTCACGATGTCGTTGTTCATAGCCAACCTTTCCTTCGATCCGGTGGAGCAATTTAACCTGCTTGAGTTCTCTAAAGTTGGTATTCTTTTGGGATCCTTAGTTAGTGGTCTATTGGGTTATTATTTCCTAAGCCGTGCTCCGGAATTCGGTGCGGAAACTCAGCAGCCCTTTGATGTGCCGGAAGGCAAAGCCGGTGGAGAAGCTGTGTAG
- a CDS encoding amino acid permease → MKHEKLEKQLGLWDVFAISTGAMFSSGFFLLPGIAAAETGPSVFLAYLFAGVLVLPTMLSVSELCTAMPRAGGTYYFIDRSLGPLMGTIGGFGSWLALVLKSAFALIGMGAYIGIFMDVPITLVAVVLTIFFGLVNIIGAKESSFLQKILVAALLGIMFFYIVQGLFHIFSLDFFEITRQQFSPFFINGVNGVLATVGMVFVSYAGLTKVASVAEEVENPDRNIPLGMIMSLIVAVFVYVVGVYLMVGLLEPEAFRSDLTPVATAGEVFLDWLPEPTGLILVVIAAIAAFASTGNAGIMSASRYPMAMARDRLLALRFSEISKRYGTPKIAIIATVLLMIFFLLAFEVEAVAKLASAFQLLLFGLLNLAVIVMRESQIEEYDPGFRSPLYPWLQIMGMIISVFLILEMGLLSIMFTALIAVFSVGWYFYYAHNKIEREGAIFHVHARLGQRRYHGLEHEMRTILREKGLRDEDPYEEVVARSMVIDNLDSSVSYKEVINKAVSLLAGRTELPENKLSKIFYGVNQEGAIPIGRGVALNHARVEQDIRAEMVLIRVKGGLDIDAEQFESLSREKQDDKQKVRAFIFLVSSEKHSGSHLRILAHIAEMVDTRHFMDRWLTAEGEADIREIMLRDEHFINLVITQDDETSSMIGKEIKDVKLPGDSLVAILERDGELVIPHGDTIIREGDKISIIGEKEAIEQAKQLKKGS, encoded by the coding sequence ATGAAGCATGAAAAACTGGAAAAACAGCTGGGCCTCTGGGATGTTTTCGCCATAAGTACCGGGGCAATGTTCAGTTCGGGCTTTTTCCTCCTGCCCGGTATAGCAGCGGCAGAAACCGGACCTTCCGTATTCCTGGCCTATTTGTTTGCTGGTGTGCTTGTGTTGCCAACTATGTTGAGCGTATCCGAGCTTTGTACGGCGATGCCCAGAGCGGGGGGCACTTACTATTTTATCGATCGCAGCTTAGGTCCGCTGATGGGTACCATCGGTGGGTTCGGATCCTGGCTGGCCCTTGTTCTTAAGAGTGCGTTTGCCCTAATTGGTATGGGCGCTTACATAGGTATCTTCATGGATGTCCCCATTACGCTGGTTGCAGTAGTGCTCACTATTTTCTTCGGTTTGGTGAACATCATTGGGGCGAAGGAATCCAGTTTCTTGCAAAAGATACTCGTCGCAGCACTGCTTGGGATCATGTTTTTCTACATCGTTCAGGGCTTGTTTCATATATTCTCGCTGGACTTTTTTGAGATCACCCGGCAGCAGTTCTCTCCCTTTTTTATCAATGGGGTTAATGGGGTGCTTGCTACCGTGGGTATGGTTTTCGTCTCTTATGCGGGCCTGACCAAAGTAGCGAGTGTGGCTGAAGAGGTTGAAAACCCTGACCGGAATATCCCGCTCGGGATGATCATGTCGTTAATTGTAGCGGTCTTTGTATATGTAGTGGGCGTGTATCTAATGGTGGGGTTGCTCGAACCGGAAGCTTTTCGTTCTGACCTGACACCTGTAGCCACGGCCGGAGAAGTGTTCCTGGACTGGCTTCCAGAGCCTACCGGTCTTATCCTGGTTGTTATAGCTGCTATTGCTGCTTTTGCATCGACAGGTAACGCCGGTATTATGTCGGCCTCGCGTTACCCTATGGCTATGGCAAGAGATCGCTTGCTGGCTTTACGTTTCTCCGAGATCAGCAAACGATATGGAACACCCAAGATTGCAATCATCGCTACGGTCTTGCTGATGATTTTCTTCCTGCTGGCTTTTGAGGTGGAGGCGGTAGCCAAACTGGCAAGTGCTTTTCAGCTTCTTCTCTTTGGATTACTGAATCTTGCGGTGATTGTAATGCGAGAGAGTCAGATCGAAGAGTATGATCCTGGATTTCGTTCACCACTGTATCCCTGGTTGCAGATAATGGGGATGATAATATCCGTGTTCTTAATTTTAGAGATGGGGCTGCTCTCTATCATGTTCACTGCGCTCATTGCGGTGTTCAGCGTGGGATGGTACTTCTACTATGCGCACAACAAAATCGAACGAGAGGGTGCTATATTTCACGTGCATGCCCGGCTCGGACAAAGGAGATACCATGGTCTTGAACATGAGATGAGAACTATCCTACGGGAAAAGGGGTTGCGTGATGAAGACCCTTACGAGGAAGTGGTAGCCCGGTCAATGGTGATTGATAACCTTGATTCATCAGTATCTTATAAAGAGGTTATTAATAAGGCGGTGAGCCTGCTGGCCGGACGAACAGAACTTCCTGAAAACAAACTCTCGAAGATATTTTATGGTGTAAACCAGGAAGGCGCGATTCCTATAGGCCGGGGGGTGGCCCTGAATCATGCTCGCGTAGAGCAGGATATCCGCGCCGAGATGGTTTTAATTAGAGTGAAGGGTGGACTGGATATTGATGCCGAGCAATTTGAAAGCCTCAGCCGTGAAAAACAGGACGATAAACAGAAAGTTCGAGCTTTCATCTTTCTGGTCAGTTCTGAAAAGCATTCGGGTTCTCACTTGCGCATACTGGCTCACATTGCCGAAATGGTTGATACACGGCATTTCATGGATCGCTGGTTGACGGCAGAAGGTGAGGCTGATATCCGCGAAATAATGCTTCGCGATGAGCACTTTATCAATCTGGTAATAACACAGGATGATGAAACATCATCTATGATCGGCAAGGAAATTAAGGATGTTAAGCTACCGGGCGACAGCCTTGTAGCCATCCTTGAAAGAGACGGAGAGCTCGTGATTCCTCACGGAGACACGATCATCCGTGAAGGTGATAAAATCTCAATAATCGGTGAAAAAGAAGCGATAGAACAGGCTAAACAGCTCAAGAAGGGTTCCTAG
- a CDS encoding amino acid permease — protein MPVLEDSDKLKKQLGAFDVFAIATGAMFSSGLFLLPGIAAGETGPSVFLAYLVSGILVIPTMLSKAELATAFPRAGGSYYIIDRSLGPLMGSIGGFGSWFSLVFKSAFALIGMGAYISIFFEVPITPVAITLTIAFGALNIFGAKETSRLQNILVITLITIMAFYLVQGFSYVFSIGFLDVHREQFTPFFTNGIQGFFGTVGMVFVSYAGLTKVVSVAEEVENPDRDIPRGMFLSIITAIAVYVGGVYLMTAVLEPSAFREDLTPVATAGEIFLTWLPGDVGLLLVVIAAIAAFASTGNAGIMSASRFPLAMARDKLVHSKLAEIGKFNTPTVSILATAGMMIVLLLVFNVEEVAKLASAFKLLLFGLLNLAVVVMRESQIQEYDPGYVSPFYPWIQIVGMLTSGVLIFEMGMVSIVFTAAITILSVAWYYYYAYGKIDRHGAIYHVHERLGQFKDRGLEHEMRHIMQEKGLREEDPYELVVSKAGVLDVKDSHTSYEEIIKKASQDLCMKLQVDQERLMKEFSSMSDFGAIPIGEGAALNHTRLDVKAEPELFIVRIKNGITLADKYKNKTALQEDENGKLYAIFFLVSSEGNATQHLRFLAHMAEIIDQDNFLDRWLSAQNEGELREILLRDERFINITVRPDNGTKVMIGKKIHDIKLPGESLIAIIKREGVIRIPHGNTIIQEGDELSIIGEVDDIKKVKELKQN, from the coding sequence TTGCCAGTACTTGAAGATTCTGACAAACTAAAAAAACAGCTCGGTGCATTTGATGTATTTGCAATCGCAACGGGGGCTATGTTCAGCTCTGGATTGTTTTTGTTGCCGGGAATTGCAGCGGGAGAGACCGGGCCATCGGTATTCCTGGCCTATCTGGTATCCGGGATTTTGGTAATTCCAACAATGCTCAGTAAAGCAGAGCTGGCAACGGCATTTCCCAGGGCAGGCGGAAGTTATTATATTATCGACCGCAGTTTGGGACCTCTTATGGGAAGCATTGGAGGTTTTGGATCATGGTTCTCGCTGGTTTTCAAAAGTGCCTTTGCTCTGATCGGTATGGGAGCCTATATCTCGATTTTTTTTGAAGTACCTATCACGCCGGTAGCCATCACGCTTACCATAGCTTTTGGGGCATTAAATATCTTTGGAGCCAAGGAGACCAGCAGGCTGCAAAATATTTTGGTCATCACTCTGATCACCATCATGGCTTTTTATTTAGTTCAGGGTTTTTCCTATGTCTTTTCTATAGGATTTCTTGATGTTCACCGGGAACAGTTTACCCCATTTTTCACAAATGGCATTCAAGGCTTTTTTGGAACAGTGGGGATGGTTTTTGTTTCCTATGCCGGACTGACCAAAGTAGTCAGTGTAGCTGAAGAGGTGGAAAATCCGGATAGGGATATACCACGAGGAATGTTTTTGTCGATTATTACCGCTATCGCAGTCTACGTTGGCGGGGTCTATCTGATGACTGCCGTTCTTGAACCTAGTGCTTTTAGGGAAGATTTGACCCCGGTGGCTACAGCCGGTGAGATTTTCCTGACTTGGCTTCCCGGTGATGTGGGTTTATTACTCGTAGTAATTGCTGCTATCGCAGCTTTTGCCTCAACAGGTAATGCCGGAATCATGTCAGCCTCCCGTTTCCCTCTGGCTATGGCCCGTGATAAGCTGGTACATTCCAAACTTGCGGAGATCGGCAAATTCAATACTCCTACAGTATCCATACTTGCCACTGCCGGTATGATGATTGTACTGCTGTTGGTATTTAATGTGGAGGAGGTTGCCAAACTGGCCAGTGCCTTTAAGCTGTTATTGTTCGGGCTCCTGAATTTAGCTGTCGTTGTGATGCGCGAGAGCCAGATCCAGGAATATGATCCCGGTTACGTCTCTCCATTTTATCCATGGATTCAGATAGTAGGAATGTTAACCTCAGGCGTGCTAATCTTTGAGATGGGTATGGTGTCTATTGTATTTACCGCCGCCATTACCATACTGTCGGTGGCCTGGTACTACTACTATGCGTATGGAAAGATCGACCGGCATGGAGCCATATATCATGTGCATGAACGATTGGGGCAATTTAAGGACCGTGGGCTGGAACATGAGATGCGGCATATCATGCAGGAGAAGGGACTTCGTGAGGAAGATCCTTATGAGCTGGTGGTGAGTAAAGCAGGTGTACTTGACGTTAAGGACTCACATACTAGCTATGAAGAGATCATTAAAAAAGCCAGTCAGGATCTCTGTATGAAGCTTCAGGTTGACCAAGAGCGACTCATGAAAGAGTTCAGCTCTATGAGTGATTTCGGAGCCATACCCATCGGTGAAGGAGCAGCCCTCAACCATACCAGGCTCGATGTAAAAGCCGAGCCGGAACTCTTTATTGTTAGAATTAAAAATGGCATCACCCTGGCAGATAAATACAAGAACAAAACGGCTTTACAGGAAGATGAAAATGGAAAGCTTTATGCGATCTTCTTTCTGGTAAGCTCCGAAGGCAATGCCACACAACATCTCCGCTTTTTGGCTCATATGGCTGAAATAATCGATCAGGATAATTTTCTGGATCGATGGCTGAGCGCCCAAAATGAAGGGGAACTCAGGGAAATTTTATTGCGGGATGAACGGTTCATCAATATTACTGTGCGTCCGGATAACGGTACCAAAGTTATGATAGGAAAAAAGATTCATGACATTAAACTGCCCGGGGAGAGCCTTATTGCCATAATAAAGCGTGAGGGTGTCATACGAATTCCTCACGGCAATACCATCATCCAGGAAGGAGATGAGCTCTCCATTATTGGTGAAGTCGATGACATCAAAAAAGTAAAAGAGCTGAAACAGAATTGA
- a CDS encoding cation:proton antiporter yields the protein MTEHLFIAIASILVFGIGAQWAAWRFNLPAILLLLISGILAGPIFGFLNPDTLMGDLLTPFISVSVAIILFEGGLSLRFSELKNAGGIIGNLVSIGVILTWVIISISALYIFNFGWELSILLGAILVVTGPTVIIPLLRQVRPSGQVGSILKWEGIVIDPIGAMLAVLVFEVILATSVSAATSVAIISIVKTIVFGTLCGLAGAAVIYFLLKRHALPDFLQNPVSLTIVVVVFTVSNMLQHESGLWATTLMGIALANQKSAYIHHIIEFKENLRVLLLSALFILLAARVELDKLIANLNWDMVAFLGVVILIARPVTVYISTIFSDISWREKFFLSWMAPRGVVAASISSIFAISLTQNGFEQADQLVPIVFIVIISTVAIYGLPASWVARKLGVAKPVPNGVLILGAKKWSIIVGKKIQEEGFDVLMADSNLNNALEARSENLETYHGNILSEFALEEINLDGIGQLLALTPNDEVNSLAALRFGEIFGRSHVYQLPSNTKRQETDNEVSNHLSGRILFDDDLNFAQLAKHITSTEDLSMLEITDEIDFDEYFREKEDGSRPIPLFLITNNNELRPFTQNHQLAITSGVKVIYIELESVTVADS from the coding sequence ATGACCGAACATTTGTTCATTGCGATAGCAAGTATTTTGGTATTCGGAATCGGTGCCCAGTGGGCCGCCTGGAGATTTAATCTGCCTGCCATTCTACTTCTGCTGATATCGGGTATCCTGGCAGGACCTATATTCGGATTTCTAAATCCCGATACCCTTATGGGTGATCTGCTGACGCCTTTTATATCGGTTTCAGTTGCCATCATACTATTTGAAGGCGGACTCAGCCTGCGTTTTTCAGAACTCAAAAATGCGGGAGGAATCATAGGGAACCTAGTCAGTATAGGTGTCATCCTAACCTGGGTTATCATCTCCATTTCTGCGCTCTACATTTTTAATTTTGGATGGGAGCTCTCCATCTTGCTTGGAGCCATATTGGTTGTAACGGGGCCTACCGTGATTATCCCGCTCTTGAGACAGGTTCGCCCTTCAGGTCAGGTAGGATCCATACTGAAATGGGAAGGTATTGTTATCGATCCTATAGGTGCTATGCTGGCTGTGCTGGTCTTTGAGGTCATCCTGGCTACCAGTGTTTCAGCAGCTACCAGTGTGGCCATAATCAGTATTGTCAAAACGATCGTTTTTGGTACACTCTGTGGCCTGGCCGGTGCAGCTGTCATTTATTTTCTGCTTAAGAGACATGCACTGCCGGATTTTCTTCAAAATCCCGTCAGCCTGACGATTGTCGTTGTGGTGTTCACCGTTTCAAATATGCTTCAACATGAATCGGGTCTTTGGGCAACGACACTGATGGGTATAGCACTGGCAAACCAGAAATCAGCATACATCCATCATATTATAGAGTTCAAGGAAAATCTCAGAGTCCTCTTACTATCGGCACTATTTATACTCCTTGCCGCAAGAGTCGAACTTGACAAACTCATAGCCAACCTGAACTGGGATATGGTTGCATTTCTCGGGGTCGTTATACTCATAGCGCGACCTGTGACCGTTTATATCTCAACCATCTTCTCAGATATCAGCTGGCGCGAAAAGTTTTTTCTCTCCTGGATGGCGCCTCGCGGGGTTGTTGCTGCTTCCATCTCCTCAATTTTTGCCATAAGCCTCACGCAAAACGGCTTTGAGCAAGCCGATCAGCTGGTTCCTATTGTATTTATTGTCATTATTAGTACAGTTGCAATTTATGGGCTCCCGGCATCGTGGGTGGCCAGAAAACTGGGTGTGGCAAAGCCTGTGCCCAACGGGGTATTAATACTTGGTGCCAAGAAATGGTCAATTATTGTGGGCAAGAAAATTCAGGAAGAGGGTTTCGATGTACTGATGGCAGATTCGAACTTAAACAATGCCCTGGAAGCCCGTTCCGAAAATCTGGAAACCTATCACGGCAATATTTTATCTGAATTTGCATTGGAAGAGATAAATCTTGACGGTATCGGTCAGCTTCTTGCCCTCACTCCAAATGATGAAGTAAACTCTTTGGCAGCACTCCGTTTCGGTGAAATATTCGGTCGCTCTCACGTTTACCAGCTACCTTCAAACACCAAAAGGCAGGAAACCGACAATGAAGTATCCAATCATTTAAGCGGACGTATACTTTTTGATGATGATTTAAATTTCGCACAATTGGCGAAGCACATAACGTCTACCGAAGACTTGTCTATGCTTGAAATAACCGACGAGATTGATTTTGATGAATACTTCCGGGAAAAAGAAGATGGAAGCAGGCCCATTCCCCTCTTCCTGATTACAAATAATAATGAGCTGCGACCTTTTACTCAGAATCATCAGCTGGCTATTACCAGTGGGGTCAAAGTCATCTACATTGAACTGGAAAGTGTAACTGTAGCTGACTCTTAA